The Bernardetia litoralis DSM 6794 genome includes a window with the following:
- the rsmG gene encoding 16S rRNA (guanine(527)-N(7))-methyltransferase RsmG — protein MEIIKHYFPNLTEKQIEQFSALQNLYAEWNDKINVISRKDVENLYERHILHSLSIGKIVEFEPNDNIIDIGTGGGFPGIPLAILFPETQFHLVDSIGKKIKVVTEVAKEIGLDNVVAEQMRVEKAKKNNYDFAVTRAVAQTSKLYHWIKPALRKNKPSLMEEGEFKHGILALKGGDLKEELANFKHFYRLYNLSDMFEEEFFETKKILYIPI, from the coding sequence ATGGAAATTATTAAGCATTATTTTCCCAATCTTACTGAAAAGCAGATAGAGCAATTTTCAGCACTTCAAAATTTATATGCTGAATGGAACGACAAAATAAACGTTATTTCTAGGAAAGATGTAGAAAATCTTTACGAAAGACATATTTTACATTCATTGAGTATAGGCAAAATTGTAGAGTTTGAGCCAAATGATAATATTATTGACATCGGAACTGGTGGAGGTTTTCCAGGTATTCCATTGGCTATTTTGTTTCCAGAAACACAATTTCATTTGGTAGATTCTATCGGAAAAAAAATTAAAGTAGTTACAGAAGTAGCTAAAGAAATTGGTTTGGATAATGTAGTTGCAGAGCAAATGAGAGTAGAAAAAGCAAAGAAAAATAATTATGATTTTGCTGTTACTCGTGCTGTTGCCCAAACTTCAAAACTGTATCATTGGATAAAACCAGCCCTTCGAAAAAATAAACCTTCATTAATGGAAGAAGGAGAATTTAAGCACGGAATTTTGGCTTTAAAAGGAGGAGATTTGAAAGAAGAGTTAGCTAATTTTAAACATTTCTACCGTTTATATAATCTAAGTGATATGTTTGAAGAAGAATTCTTTGAAACTAAAAAAATTCTTTATATTCCTATTTAA
- a CDS encoding sterol desaturase family protein: MTLLIIFSIFIFCFILERLTPGWKLPKIPTWTFRVLAVNFVQLFIVILAGYTWEKWLSSASVFSLSAHVPSWLGGIIAYVIATFIFYWWHRWRHEYDFLWLHFHQIHHSPQRLEVITSFYKHPLEMTINSIIGSLLVFTFLGLSVEAGAFYTLCTALGEFFYHTNIKTPQWIGYIFQRPEMHRIHHEYQKHKYNYGDIVWWDMLFGTYQNPKHWEETCGFETEREENLKDMLLFKDVHKRELTSPVIKIDDNTNQ, translated from the coding sequence ATGACACTACTAATCATTTTCTCCATTTTTATTTTTTGTTTTATTCTTGAAAGACTCACTCCAGGGTGGAAACTTCCAAAAATTCCAACTTGGACATTTAGAGTTTTGGCTGTAAATTTTGTACAGCTTTTTATTGTTATTTTGGCTGGCTATACGTGGGAAAAATGGCTTTCTTCAGCTTCTGTTTTTTCTCTTTCTGCTCATGTTCCTTCTTGGCTTGGAGGAATTATTGCTTACGTAATTGCAACTTTTATTTTTTATTGGTGGCATCGTTGGAGGCACGAATATGATTTTTTATGGCTTCATTTTCATCAAATCCATCACAGTCCTCAACGCTTAGAAGTCATTACTTCTTTCTACAAACACCCTTTAGAAATGACCATCAATTCAATAATTGGAAGTCTTTTAGTCTTTACTTTTTTAGGTTTGAGTGTAGAAGCAGGTGCATTTTATACACTCTGCACAGCTTTAGGAGAGTTTTTTTATCATACAAATATCAAAACACCTCAATGGATAGGTTATATTTTTCAGCGTCCAGAAATGCACCGTATTCATCACGAATACCAAAAACACAAATATAATTATGGAGATATAGTTTGGTGGGATATGCTTTTCGGAACATATCAAAACCCAAAACATTGGGAAGAAACCTGTGGATTTGAAACTGAAAGAGAAGAAAATCTAAAAGATATGCTACTTTTTAAAGATGTGCATAAGAGGGAATTAACTTCTCCAGTTATTAAAATTGATGATAACACAAATCAGTAA
- the mnmA gene encoding tRNA 2-thiouridine(34) synthase MnmA, translated as MNINTKNPENPNSKGRVLVAMSGGIDSSLAAVMLHEQGYEVIGMTMKTWDYAASGGNMKKETGCCSLDSINDARSISVDLGFPHYILDIRSEFGDYVIDYFTEEYMEGRTPNPCVLCNTHIKWDALLRRADNLGCQYIATGHYANIREEEGRFVVSKGVDTKKDQSYVLWGVSQESLSRTMLPLGNLTKDQIRQMALDRGFDELVKKSESYEICFIPDNDYRSFLKRRVPDMDEKVGKGNFIMTTGEVVGQHEGYPFYTIGQRKGLGIALGQPAYVVEIKKDTNEVILGYKDDLYRDGMIVKKLNLQKLASIEGDVLTTTKVRVHHAGAPATITQSEDGQELTVLFHEPVDAIAPGQSAVFYDGDDLIGGGWIVSSFQQIGNERIEKNLFPTEVYKPKVV; from the coding sequence ATGAATATAAATACAAAAAATCCAGAAAACCCTAATTCTAAAGGAAGAGTTTTGGTCGCCATGAGTGGTGGAATTGATAGTTCGCTTGCAGCTGTTATGTTGCACGAACAAGGGTATGAAGTCATCGGAATGACAATGAAAACGTGGGATTATGCTGCTTCTGGTGGCAATATGAAAAAAGAAACAGGCTGTTGTAGCTTGGATTCTATCAATGATGCCCGTTCTATCTCAGTTGATTTGGGTTTTCCTCATTATATTTTGGACATTCGTTCCGAATTTGGCGATTATGTCATTGATTATTTTACAGAAGAATATATGGAAGGCAGAACGCCAAATCCGTGTGTACTTTGTAATACACATATCAAATGGGACGCACTTTTGAGACGTGCTGATAATTTGGGTTGTCAGTATATTGCAACTGGTCATTATGCCAATATTAGAGAAGAAGAAGGACGTTTTGTAGTTTCGAAAGGTGTCGATACCAAAAAAGACCAATCCTATGTTTTATGGGGTGTTTCACAAGAAAGTTTGAGTAGAACGATGCTTCCTTTAGGCAATCTTACAAAAGACCAAATCCGTCAAATGGCATTGGATAGAGGTTTTGACGAGCTTGTCAAAAAATCTGAATCGTATGAAATTTGTTTTATTCCTGATAATGATTACCGTAGTTTCTTGAAAAGAAGAGTTCCAGATATGGATGAAAAAGTAGGAAAAGGAAATTTTATAATGACAACTGGCGAAGTAGTTGGACAACATGAAGGTTATCCATTTTACACTATCGGACAGCGAAAAGGATTGGGAATTGCTCTTGGACAACCTGCTTATGTTGTTGAGATTAAAAAAGATACCAATGAGGTTATTTTGGGTTACAAAGATGATTTGTATAGAGATGGAATGATTGTCAAAAAATTGAATCTTCAAAAACTTGCAAGTATTGAAGGTGATGTACTGACTACGACAAAAGTACGTGTACACCACGCTGGCGCACCAGCTACCATCACACAAAGCGAAGATGGACAAGAACTAACTGTTCTTTTTCACGAGCCTGTCGATGCCATAGCCCCTGGGCAATCTGCCGTTTTTTATGATGGCGATGACCTCATTGGTGGAGGTTGGATAGTTTCTTCCTTCCAACAAATTGGAAACGAAAGAATAGAGAAAAATTTGTTTCCTACGGAGGTTTATAAGCCGAAGGTGGTTTAA
- a CDS encoding RNA methyltransferase: MTNTQRKFLRSLQQKKERKNTNSFLIEGKKIVTETFQATNSEYKIKQLFATQNFLDNQNILNSKVNEEVEIILSTSKQLSEAGSLKSNNAAIAVVEIPTLEVPKKLENLALLLENINDPGNLGTIIRIADWYGIEDIFCSEQTVDLYNSKTLSSTMGSFLRVNVHYGNEFEFLKLAEGNTFGAFLDGKNVHQTKFPKTGILVIGSESHGISEKLGKEIMNKVTIPSFAKEQESAESLNAAIATAIICDNWRRN, translated from the coding sequence ATGACAAACACACAAAGAAAATTTTTACGTTCTCTTCAACAAAAAAAAGAAAGAAAAAATACAAATTCTTTTTTAATAGAAGGTAAAAAAATTGTAACCGAAACATTTCAAGCTACAAATTCGGAGTATAAAATAAAACAACTTTTTGCAACACAAAATTTTTTAGATAATCAAAATATTTTGAATAGCAAAGTAAATGAAGAAGTTGAAATCATTTTATCTACTTCAAAGCAACTTAGTGAAGCAGGTTCTTTAAAATCAAATAATGCTGCGATTGCTGTGGTAGAAATTCCTACTTTAGAAGTTCCCAAAAAGCTAGAAAATTTAGCTTTACTTTTAGAAAATATCAATGACCCTGGAAATTTGGGAACAATTATAAGGATTGCAGATTGGTATGGAATAGAAGATATTTTTTGCTCCGAACAAACTGTTGATTTGTACAATTCAAAAACGCTTTCTTCTACAATGGGTTCTTTTCTGCGTGTGAATGTACATTATGGAAATGAATTTGAATTTTTGAAACTAGCAGAAGGAAATACTTTTGGTGCATTTTTAGACGGAAAAAATGTACATCAAACCAAATTTCCAAAAACAGGAATTTTAGTTATCGGAAGTGAATCACACGGAATATCAGAAAAACTAGGAAAAGAAATTATGAATAAAGTTACTATTCCTAGTTTTGCAAAAGAACAAGAAAGTGCAGAATCTTTGAATGCTGCCATTGCTACGGCTATTATTTGTGATAATTGGAGGAGAAATTGA
- a CDS encoding thioredoxin family protein, with amino-acid sequence MAVIDIDDSNVKENLNQNEKVIVKYYASWCGSCRLIKPKYKRLSNNERFEGITFLDTDAEHNPEARKLAGVQSLPYFAIFKNGELVEGLSTSKEESIVELLEKL; translated from the coding sequence ATGGCTGTTATAGATATTGATGACTCAAATGTAAAAGAAAATTTGAACCAAAATGAAAAAGTAATTGTAAAATATTATGCTTCTTGGTGTGGTTCATGCCGACTTATCAAACCAAAATACAAGCGTCTTTCTAATAATGAGCGTTTCGAAGGAATTACTTTTTTAGATACTGATGCAGAACACAATCCAGAAGCTAGAAAATTGGCAGGAGTTCAGAGTCTTCCTTATTTTGCTATCTTCAAAAATGGCGAGTTGGTAGAAGGGCTTTCAACAAGCAAAGAAGAAAGTATTGTTGAACTTTTAGAGAAATTATAA
- a CDS encoding thermonuclease family protein, whose protein sequence is MEESINYVLYGGILAALLVVVIILFVLQKQIMLFLMTNFSDKAVKTTIVEVLEGDTIIVEIPKDKNLQNKNSKSLSVNAKNETTWTVRLIGVDTPESRASLYIDEAPFGKESLAYVTERLTKNKNITLVFDEQLFDKFDKYLAYVYLPSGECLNATLLKEGYGWIRNHAFDIKFEKEFEKLQEKARVKQKGVWNMYVTKGILREEYKTTEHYQEYQKRVEENE, encoded by the coding sequence ATGGAAGAATCAATAAACTATGTGTTGTATGGAGGAATTTTAGCTGCATTACTTGTTGTAGTTATTATTTTGTTTGTATTACAAAAACAGATTATGCTTTTTTTGATGACCAATTTTTCAGATAAAGCTGTTAAAACAACCATTGTAGAAGTTTTGGAAGGAGATACGATTATAGTAGAAATTCCTAAAGATAAAAACCTGCAAAATAAAAACTCAAAATCGTTGTCTGTAAATGCAAAAAATGAAACAACTTGGACGGTTCGCTTGATTGGAGTAGATACACCTGAAAGTCGTGCCTCACTTTATATTGATGAAGCTCCTTTTGGAAAAGAATCATTGGCGTATGTAACAGAAAGACTAACCAAAAATAAAAATATAACTTTAGTTTTTGACGAACAATTATTTGATAAATTTGATAAATATTTAGCTTATGTATATTTACCTTCTGGAGAATGTTTGAATGCTACACTTTTGAAAGAAGGCTATGGTTGGATAAGAAATCATGCTTTTGATATAAAATTTGAAAAAGAGTTTGAAAAATTACAAGAAAAAGCAAGAGTAAAACAAAAAGGAGTTTGGAATATGTATGTAACCAAAGGAATTTTGAGAGAAGAATACAAAACAACAGAGCATTATCAAGAGTATCAAAAAAGAGTAGAAGAAAACGAATAG
- a CDS encoding DUF6952 family protein: protein MKLSVIKELVENYSLEQLKKSEAAMEEGETPTFEIKGEDEGEQFTHIIAAVWIKEKMATDGIDARSAMREYTQKVRNSIS, encoded by the coding sequence ATGAAATTATCAGTTATAAAAGAGTTGGTAGAAAATTACTCTTTAGAACAACTCAAAAAATCTGAAGCTGCAATGGAAGAAGGCGAAACACCTACTTTTGAAATAAAAGGCGAAGATGAAGGCGAACAATTTACACACATTATTGCAGCCGTTTGGATAAAAGAAAAAATGGCAACAGATGGCATTGATGCTCGTTCTGCAATGCGTGAATATACGCAGAAGGTTAGAAATTCAATTTCTTAA
- a CDS encoding DUF4932 domain-containing protein has protein sequence MSKRKKETILKEPKVDKRVELLSIVFRLANSHEYSQNLFPKYVESIENHFGEFRSHDLIKYVKDELREDGIGFSSVMSMAIHITKPPNIKPIITLFG, from the coding sequence GTGTCCAAGCGAAAAAAAGAAACAATATTAAAAGAACCGAAAGTAGATAAACGTGTAGAATTATTAAGCATTGTTTTTAGACTTGCAAATAGCCATGAATATAGTCAAAATCTTTTTCCAAAGTATGTTGAAAGTATTGAAAATCATTTTGGGGAATTTAGAAGTCACGATTTAATTAAGTATGTAAAGGATGAGTTACGTGAAGATGGAATTGGTTTTAGTTCAGTTATGAGTATGGCTATTCATATAACTAAACCTCCAAATATAAAACCTATTATAACCCTATTCGGATGA
- a CDS encoding Crp/Fnr family transcriptional regulator, with protein sequence MKENLINLFNLLDSFYLLHQDTKLALAEIIQTKEYKNGEIILSQGDTNKHLYFLEKGLVRAFYYKDEKELTSWIFPENTLFISVYSFLTQTPSFETIEAIEDCKIHFISYSKLQELYNLHLDLNVVGRKLTEMYYIQMAERATNLRMIDSKTRYENFIKNYPNLINRTPLGYVASYLGMSQETLSRIRRS encoded by the coding sequence ATGAAAGAAAATCTCATCAACCTTTTCAATCTATTAGATTCTTTTTATCTTCTTCATCAAGATACAAAACTAGCTTTAGCAGAAATTATCCAAACCAAAGAGTATAAAAATGGAGAAATTATTTTATCTCAAGGCGATACAAATAAGCATCTTTATTTTTTAGAAAAAGGACTGGTTAGAGCTTTTTATTATAAAGACGAAAAAGAACTAACTTCTTGGATTTTTCCAGAAAATACACTTTTTATTTCTGTGTATAGTTTTCTTACCCAAACCCCAAGTTTTGAAACTATTGAAGCGATAGAAGATTGTAAAATCCATTTTATTTCATATTCTAAATTGCAAGAATTATATAATTTGCACCTTGATTTGAATGTAGTAGGCAGAAAACTGACCGAAATGTATTATATCCAAATGGCAGAACGAGCAACAAATTTAAGAATGATTGATTCTAAAACTCGGTATGAAAATTTTATAAAAAATTACCCCAATCTTATCAACCGAACTCCTCTCGGTTATGTTGCTTCCTATTTGGGAATGAGCCAAGAGACATTAAGTAGAATCAGGAGGTCGTAA
- a CDS encoding glycosyltransferase family 2 protein, translating to MIELSVIIPIYNESMNIHLLHERLTKVVSNLAKTYELIFINDGSKDNSLELVKELSLIDKHVKFIDLSRNFGHQIAVSAGLDYCKGEDVVIIDADLQDPPELIEPMWKKLKEGYQVVYAKRRARAGEGYMKKWTAKMFYRLLSKITSFPIPVDTGDFRIIDRRVVDGLCQMKENHKFLRGQIAWIGFNQTYVEYDRAERNAGVTGYSYKKMINLALNGITAFSNVPIKFVTISGFVVSAIAFLMIIYSFIAKYFIVEGYASGWSSIMVSIMFLGGVQLVSLGIIGEYISRINTDVKQRPLYFIAETNAENENESIKE from the coding sequence ATGATTGAGCTTTCTGTCATTATTCCTATCTATAACGAATCTATGAATATTCATTTGCTTCATGAAAGGCTTACAAAAGTGGTTTCTAATTTAGCAAAAACCTATGAACTTATTTTTATTAATGATGGAAGTAAAGATAATTCATTAGAATTGGTAAAAGAACTTTCTTTGATAGACAAACACGTAAAATTTATTGATTTGAGTCGCAATTTTGGGCATCAAATTGCTGTTTCGGCAGGTTTGGATTATTGCAAAGGAGAAGATGTTGTAATTATTGATGCAGATTTGCAAGACCCACCAGAGCTTATTGAGCCAATGTGGAAAAAATTAAAAGAAGGGTATCAAGTCGTTTATGCAAAAAGAAGAGCTAGAGCAGGAGAAGGATATATGAAAAAATGGACAGCAAAAATGTTTTATAGGCTACTTTCCAAAATTACATCGTTTCCTATTCCTGTCGATACTGGAGATTTTAGAATTATAGACAGAAGAGTAGTAGATGGACTTTGTCAAATGAAAGAAAATCATAAATTTTTGCGTGGACAAATTGCTTGGATTGGCTTTAATCAAACTTATGTAGAATATGATAGAGCTGAAAGGAATGCTGGAGTTACAGGATATTCTTACAAAAAAATGATAAATCTAGCACTAAATGGAATTACTGCTTTTTCAAATGTTCCGATAAAATTTGTTACCATTTCAGGTTTTGTGGTTTCTGCGATTGCATTTTTGATGATAATTTATTCTTTTATTGCCAAATATTTTATTGTTGAAGGCTATGCTAGTGGCTGGTCGTCTATTATGGTGAGTATTATGTTTTTGGGGGGCGTGCAGCTTGTCAGTTTAGGAATTATTGGAGAATATATTAGTCGGATTAATACAGATGTAAAACAAAGACCACTTTATTTTATTGCTGAAACAAATGCAGAAAACGAAAATGAGTCAATAAAAGAATAG